The genomic window CAACTTGATGCCCTCATTCTCTCCGGCGACATCGCCAACAAATCAACCCCCGACGAATACGCAGCAGCCCAACAATTTCTTAACGAACTCCGCCAAGATTTCGCCCTCCAACCTGAGCAAATTATCATCGTTCCCGGTAATCATGACCTCAACTGGCAAATCTCAGAGGAAGAAGGTTACATCCCAACACTTCGCAGAAAATATCAAGGGTCAATAAATGAGAGTTGTGTAATTGATGATGGCGGTGCATATATTGCAGTTGTAGATCCAGAAAACCACAAAAGACGCTTTGAACACTTCAGCAACTTCTACCAAACTATCAAAAACCAACCCTATCCCCTAGACTATGACCAGCAATACACCCTCGACCATTTCCCCAACCAAAAGCTACTCATTCTAGGGTTAAACTCCGCTTGGCAATTGGATCATCATTACAAATCCCATGCCAGCATTAACATTAATGCACTCACCAAAGCCCTAACAGAAATTCGCCGCAATCAAGATTATCAAAACTGCATCAAAATTGCAGTCTGGCATCATCCCCTAAATAGTGCTTCTGAAGACCGCATCACTGATCATGGTTTTATGGAACAGTTAGCACAAGCAAACTTCCGTTTTGCTCTTCATGGTCATATCCACAAAGCCGAAACCAGCCTTTACAAATACGATATGAGCGCAAGTGGACGCAAGCTTGATATCATTAGTGCGGGAACTTTTGGCGCACCTGTGTGGGAGTGGGTTTCCGGTTATCCTCTGCAATACAACCTGCTGAAGTTTGCAGACAATAAACTAACCGTCTACACCCGCCGCCGTGAAGAACTTAACGGTGTATGGAAACCCGATGCAAGATGGCTAATGGGTGCGGGACAAAATCCATTACCTTACTACGAAGTTCAGCTATAGAGTTCCTGTTTCCCGGCTTTCAACAAACCCTGCCTTTAGAACAGAAAAGTTTTGGGCGAATAGAATTCGCTACTACACAAGCGAAGTCCACCTCCGTGGACTAAGGAAAAATCAAGGTCTTGAAACCCACGAAGGTGGGTTTTGTCTGTGTAGCCGCGATTTCTAATCGCTGGAGCTAGTTTCTCTGCTTCTAAGATTTAAACTCAGCACTCGTCAACCAATTCGGCAAAATTGGGCTACCGCTTCAACCAATTGGTCGATTTCCGATTCCAGGGTCAAATAGTGGACGGTGGCGCGGGTACAGCTTGGGTCGGCAATTGTCCGGGTTAAAATCTTTTGAGTATCAAGAAATTGCACCAACTTGAGAGAATGGTGGTTAGTGAGTTGGAAAGAAACAATACCGCATTCCGGGGGTGCAGTGCTAAGACATTTCACATCGGGTAATGCAGCTAAACGTCGCCAGAGATATTCACTATTGCGGCGAATTTGGGCGTAACGTTCCTGGGGTGTTCCCCATTGTTGATGAATTGCGATCGCCTCTCGCAAACCAAAATACAATGGGTAAGCTGGGGTAGATACTTCATACCGCCTTGCATCCGGTTTCCAGTCTACAGGTTGAGAGTGGCTATCAACAATAATTCCATACAAGCCAATAAAAGTAGGATGCAGACTGTTTAGCACTTCTGGACGCACATACAAACCCCCCACACCTTCAGGGCCGCATAACCATTTGTGACCTGTGAAAGCATAGAAATCTACCCCCAACTCTGTTAAGTTCAAAGGTAAAGCACCCACAGATTGGGCTGCATCTATTAATAGAAAAGAATTATTATTTCTGCATACCTCCACGATTTTCTCCACAGGTAGCACTTGTCCAGTGTTCCAAAAAACGTGACTTAATACCACTAAGCGAGTCTGGGGGCGCAAATTTTGGGCAATAATTGCTACCGGGTCGCCCTCATTCAACGTGTCTTTTAGGGGACAAATACTCACTTCTACCCCAAACCTGCGGCTAAGTTCTTGGGTAGTAGCAATTACCCCTGGATGTTCGCAGTCTGAGAGTAAAATATGGTCGCCAGCTTGCCAGGATATCCCCCACATGGCGATATTACAACCCACAGTTACATTATCCGTAAAAGCGATTGTATCAGTTGTGACGTTTAACTCAGATGCGATCGCTTCTCTGACGGTTTGCATTTGTGCTGTTAACCAATTACCAGCCTCATTCCCAAAGGGGCCAATATCCTGGATGTGCGCTATAGTTTGGTTAATCGTGTCCATTGTGGCTTTAGGCATCGCCCCCTGCCCACCATAGTTAAAATAAAGCTTATTAGCTAAAGCCGGAAATTGTTCCCGATGGTGATGCAATCTGGCTTGTGCTGTGGAAATAGTAGTCATAAACAACTTAAAATTCAAAATAGCTTGTTTTCTTAGTTTCCCATTCTCAATGCCTAATGAGTAGGAAATGGAGGTGCTAGGTGATAGGTTACAGGTGACAGGTGACAGGTGACAGGTGACAGGTTACAGGTTACAGGTTACAGGGTAATTAATTCTGGGTAGCCTACGGTAAGTAAGCTATAAGCCCTCACTGATTGTCTTTAATTTTGAATTTTAATTCCGCAAACGGTTGACTATACTGAATGTTAATTAATGCTGATCACCTTCTGCAATACCAACGCTGTAAACGTCGCCCTGTTTTAGATATTCACGGTGACAGAAGCCGACGAGATGCGCCTAATGAATTGTTACTCAAACTACAACAGGACAAAAACGCTCATCGCTTGAGTATTTTGGCTCAATTCCCCTATCAAAAACCAGATTACCCTAGAGGAAACTGGGAAGCAGCGCAAGTAGCCACTATAGAATTGATGCAGCAGGGGGTTGATTACATTTATCAAGGGGTGCTGTTAGCTAATTACAGTCAGTTAGTAGACGCAGAAACGGAATACGTTAACCATACCCTCCTCAGTCGTCCTGATTTACTTGTCAAACAGCCCGGAAAATCGCTGCTTGGTGATTGGGTTTATGAAGCTGTGAATATTGAACTGGGTAAGCGTCCCAAACAGGAATACCAAGTTGTTTCCGCGTTTCATACCCAAGTTTTAGCCACAGTCCAAGGCGTGACACCGCCAACAGCTTGGTTAATGCTACGTAGTAAACAGGCACAATACACTGTAGATTTATCGAAATGGACACCGCAAATGCAGGGGATTTTGCAGGAGTTCATGGAGGCTTTGGAGGCAGAAACTAGTCCAGAAATATTTATTTCCCGTCAGAAGTGTAATCTTTGTTCATGGCATAGTCAATGTTATGCGATCGCTCATTCTCAGCAACATCTCTCACTGTTACCGGGAGTAACACCCCTCCGTTACGCCCAATTGCAAACCCTCTCTATTAACACCCTAGAATCTCTCGCTGATACTAGTCCCACTATTTTAGAAAATCTCACGGGTTTTGATTCTGAAGTCGCGGTCAAATTAGTTATCCAAGCCCAATCTGTCTTAGAAAACCGACCATTTATTTTACCATTCCCCCATCCCTATCACGATATCACCGCCAAATCTCCCATCGAATTGTATTTTGATATTGAAGCGCAGCCAGATTTAAATTTAGATTATCTTTTAGGGGTGTTGGTAGTTAATACGCAAACCAACACTGAAGAGTTCTATTGTTTTTTAGCAGAGAACCCAGAACAAGAAGAATTAATTTGGCAACAATTTCTAGACTTAGTCTGGCAATATCCCCAAGCCCCAATTTATCATTTTTGCGTCTACGAACTAGATACAGTCAAACGCCTAGGCAGGTTGTACCATACTCCTCACAAATTAGTCCAGCCAGTCTTGAATCGGTTTGTCGATATTTATGAACACCTCACCCAAACTGTAGCGTTACCCATAGAAAGTTATGCTTTAAAAGCGATCGCTAAATGGTTAGGATTTGCATGGCGTGATCAAGAAGCTAGTGGTGCTAAATGTATTTACTGGTATGATCAATGGTTAGAAACAGGCGATCGCACTTTACTAGAAATCATCAGCCGCTACAACGAAGACGACTGTCGCGCTACCCGTCGTGTCAAAGACTGGCTAGTTGAGTTTCTCAAAGAGACGTATCATTTACGACGCGCTTAATCTCTATTAAATAATTTCTTCCTCAATCCCTCAAAATAGTTAAACCAAAATACTTTTTTTGCGCTAACATGATAACGATTCTCATTCTTTTATTTTTTCTAGTCTACGCAGGTGGACTTAGTTTATATAGCCGCGACTTCTAGCCGTTCGGGTTCAGCCCCAAAAATTTTGCATTTTGAATTGAAAGATATGGTCAGTTCCCTAAACAAGTCCCAGGAAAAATCGCCCCAGCATGATAGCGACCAACTTACACGAATTCGCCACACCTGCGCCCATATCATGGCGATGGCGGTACAGCAGCTATATCCAGGGACAAAAGTAGCAACTGGCCCAGTCACAGAAACAGGATTTTACTACGACTTCGATTGTCCAGTCAGCATTACCCCCGATGACTTAGAAAAAATTGCAGCAGAAATGCGGCGGATAGTCAAAGCCAACCTCCCCATCATCCGCGAAGAAGTGGAACGAGTAGAAATTCGCGCCGAAATTGCCGAATTGAACGAACCTTACAAATTAGAAATCTTAGAACGCATTCCCCCACAAGAAACCATCACCCGCTACTTTATTGGTAGTCCCGAAATTGGTAAGCCGGAATCATCGTTATTTGTCAGCGAAATTCAACCAGCAAATAACTATTGGTGGGACTTGTGTGCAGGGCCTCACATCAACTTTACTGGGGAAATTGCGGCTGATGCTTTTAAATTATTGAATATTGCCGGTGCTTATTGGTTAGGAGATGAAACCAAACCCCAATTACAGCGCATTTACGGTACAGCTTGGGAAACCGCCGCAGAACTACAAGCTTACCTGAAACAAAGAGAAGAAGCTTTGCGCCGTGACCACAGAAAATTAGGTCAAGAACTTAACCTATTTAGCATTCAAGAAGCAGCCGGCGGGGGATTAGTTTTTTGGCATCCTAAAGGCGCAAGTATTCGCTACATTATTGAAGATTATTGGCGCAAATCTCATTTAGAATCTGGTTATCAATTACTCTACACACCCCATGTAGCTAATCTCGATTTATGGAAAACATCGGGTCATTTTGACTTCTATCAAGAGAATATGTTTGACTCAATGGAAGTGGAAAATCAGGCTTATCAGATTAAGCCGATGAATTGTCCCTTTCATGTTTTAACTTATAAACATCAGCTACATTCCTATCGAGAACTACCCTTGAGATGGGCAGAATTAGGCACAGTTTATCGTTATGAACGCTCTGGGGCATTACATGGTTTAATGCGAGTGCGGGGATTTACCCAAGATGATGCTCATATATTCTGTTTACCTCACCAAATCGCGGATGAAATTTTAGGGGTTTTAAATCTTACAGAGCAGATTTTGTCAGACTTTGGGTTTAAAAATTATGAAGTGAATCTTTCCACACGTCCTGATAAATCAGTCGGAACTGATGAAGTGTGGGAATTGGCAACTTTAGCCTTAAGAGAAGCATTGGATGCTAAAGGCTGGGATTATGTTGTTGATGAAGGTGGCGGTGCTTTTTATGGACCTAAAATTGACATCAAAATTCAAGATGCTATTGGTCGTCTGTGGCAATGTTCGACCATTCAAGTAGATTTTAATTTACCAGAACGCTTTGATATGGAATATATTGCGGCTGATGGTAGTCGTCAAAGACCAATTATGATTCATCGAGCTATTTTTGGTTCATTGGAAAGATTTTTTGGCATCTTAATTGAAAACTACGCTGGCGATTTTCCTTTGTGGTTAGCACCAGTACAAGTACGCTTATTACCTGTGAGTGATGATGTTAGAGAATATGCAGAATTGGTAATAGCTGATTTGAAAAAATCTGGTTTTAGGGTGGAAATAGACAACAGTGGGGAACGTTTAGGTAAGCAAATTCGGACAGCAGAGTTAGAGAAAATTCCAGTGCTTGCTGTTGTCGGTAAAAAAGAAGTAGAAAATCAAACTTTGAGTGTTAGAACTAGACAAAGTGGAGATTTAGGAGTGATGAATTTAAGTGAATTGGCACATTTTTTACAAGAGGCTATATTTGCTAAATCTGTAGGTTGAAAATTGCTTTTTTAGGGAATATTTTTCCTCAAAGGAGATAAGAAAGATGAATTTTTCTTTCGATGGCGGAATCTCTAAAGTCAATCATGAAAAAAATTTGCAAGTCAAACAATGGATATATGAGGCTTTAGAGATTGATGCTCAAATTCACATTGCTCTTAGTCAATTAAAGTGCAGAGAACCTAATTGTCCTCCAATTGAAACAGTAATTGCTGTAATGAGTGATCCAATTAAACAGTATAAAATTCATAAGCCAATCGCTGAGATTGAATACGCTGATATCTCTACAATTGTTCACAAACAGAATTGATTTAGTAGATTACAAAAATTTAATTGCAATATGAATACTATCACCGCACCAACTGCAAATACAATTCCTGATATTCCCAAACAGGGAATGCCTGTTACTATTATCACAGGCTTTTTAGGTAGTGGTAAAACTACACTGCTCAATCAAATTCTCAAGAATAAACAAGATTTAAAAGTCGCTGTCTTAGTAAATGAGTTTGGCGATATTAACATCGATAGCCAACTACTAGTTTCTCTCGATGAAGATATGGTAGAACTCAGCAATGGCTGTATTTGCTGTACTATCAATGATGGTCTAGTTGATGCTGTTTATCGGGTGTTAGAAAGAGAAGACCGCATTGATTACATGGTCATTGAAACTACTGGCGTTGCAGACCCATTACCAATTATTTTAACTTTTTTGGGGACAGAACTTCGAGATTTAACTAGCCTTGACTCGATTCTAACTGTAGTAGATGCAGAAACATTTGATCCAGAACATTTTGAAAGTGAAGCCGCTTTAAAACAAGTTACCTATGGAGATATTATTCTCCTCAATAAAACAGACCTTGCTACTCCAGAAAAACTGCAAGAAGTAGAAGGTTACATCCATGATGTGAAAAATGGGGCGAGGATTTTACACACTCAACATGGTGAGGTGGCTTTACCTTTAATTTTAGGTGTTGGTCTAACTCCAAAAGATGATTATACTGCCGATCATGTGGAAGATAATCATGAACATGATCACGACCATGAGCATCATGAACATCATGAACATCATGACCATGAACATCATGACCACGAGCATCATAAACATCATGACCACAAACACCACTCTCATCATTTAGACAATGATGGATTTGTTTCAATCTCTTTTCAATATGATAGACCGTTTGATGTTCATAAATTTGAGAACTTCTTGACCGAAGAAATGCCACCAAATGTCTTTCGTGCTAAGGGGATTTTGTGGTTTAGTGATAGTGAATTGCGCCATATATTTCAATTGAGTGGACTTCGTTATAACCTCCATGCAGATGAATGGCGTACTCCACCAAAAAATCAGGTAGTTTTTATTGGGAGAAATTTAGATTCTAGTCAAATTCACTCACAACTTAACAAATGTTTGATATAATTAAGAAGTGTTAAGCAATCAACCATTTTAGTTAATAGTAAATCATCGATAAGACTCATATTTGATTTTTGATGACCTATTAACTAAATCAATCATCATCTATACCAAGTAAACAAAGAAAATGACTTTATCGATTCGTCCCGATATAAATTCTGCTGCTCAAGTAGTATCATCTTTATCTACTAAGCATTCGCCAACTGTCACCGAAGCAGAAATGGTACAGGCTGTACGTACTTTGTTGATTGGATTAGGAGAAGATCCTGATAGAGAAGGTTTATTAGATACTCCCAAGCGAGTTGTGAAAGCTTTACAGTTTCTCACCAAGGGATATCATGAATCTTTAGATGAACTGCTGAATGGAGCAGTATTTACAGAAGATGCCAACGAAATGGTATTAATTCGGGATATCGATATTTTCAGTTCTTGTGAGCATCATATTCTGCCAATTATTGGTCGCGCTCATGTTGCTTATATTCCCAATGGTAAGGTGATTGGATTATCAAAAATTGCCCGCATTTGTGAAATGTATGCTCGACGTTTGCAAGTGCAAGAACGTCTGACTTTGCAAATTGCTGATGCGCTACAAGGTTTACTCAAACCTCAAGGGGTCGCGGTGGTAGTAGAAGCCAGCCATATGTGCATGGTAATGCGTGGTGTACAGAAACCCGGTTCTTGGACTGTCACTAGTGCAATGCGTGGCGTGTTTGCTGATGATGCACGCACTCGTGAGGAATTTATGAATTTGGTGCGCCACAACGCCAAATTTCATTAATAAGTTTTGGCTAGAGTCGATGTTCCATTAGTGTGTTCTGTGTAGAGATGAGAATTTTTCTTGTCTCTATATTTTTATAGGTGACAGGTGACAGGTGATAGGTGATAGGTGACAGGTGACAGGTGATAGGGTTAAAAGTTTTGTCAGAGGTATTTGTATGGAAATGATGGAGAAGTTGAAGTTTAATGAACAGGGTTTAATTCCGGCGATCGCTCAAGATTATCGTGATGGTAGTGTCTTGATGATGGCTTGGATGAACGCCGAATCAATTCACAAAACTTTATCTACTGGTGAAGCTCATTATTGGAGTCGCTCTCGTGCTGAATTGTGGCACAAAGGGGCGACATCTGGGCATATTCAAAAGGTCAAGGAGTTTTTTTATGACTGTGACGGTGACACTATTCTGCTGAAAATTGAGCAAATTGGTGATATTGCTTGTCATACTGGTGCTAGAAGTTGCTTTTTTAATCCTGTGCTGATCAATAGCCCTCTTGCATAAATGCTGAAGCTGTCATGTTGAGCGAAGCGAAACATCTCAAAGATTATACATTTCATTCAGAATGACACATCTTATTTTCGGACTTTTGCAAGAGGTCTAATAGCCAGTTGCAGTCCTAGATAGTAAATTAGGGTGGGAGTGGGGAGTAGGAATATTTTTCATAACTAACTCCACTCAGCACTATTTTCAAGCTATGGCTAACCAAAATGCGAACAGAGATTTTGGCATTTTGGCAACTTCTCGAAAATTCTATCTGATATTTTGGTACTCATTGCAAGGATGAGTGTAGTTACAACATCAATTACGGCATCAATCGCTGTTCTTGGTGTTAACTTTCTCTATTTTCCTTACAACCTATTAAATTTACTATTTATCCAAGTCCAAGGTGTATTGCCACTTTCAAGCTATTTAGACGGGTGTGACCCGTCTTTTTTTTGTGTATTAGTTAATACTTAAATAACGTAATATCAGTTTTTGCAGTATTTGCATACATCCTATAGGAAGATGCGAAAGGATGAAAATAATAGGTAAATTAATTCGGGATGTTGTTATGCACTGGATTTAAAGAGAGGTTTGGTGATGAGCCAAACCTTTTTTTTTAATAACAGATGAAAAACTACCTTAGACTAGTACCGCAAGTCAGGGGGATAAAGTTAGCTAATAAACTTCGCACTATGATATTTAACCATTCTTGCGGGAAGTTCCCCAATGTAGTGAAACGTCCCGTTGGTGATGAGAGCAAGGATGAAGGATGGTTAAAGGATTTTGGGTATTGAGGATTTGATATTGGGTTTTTTGAGTGCTACGTTAGATTACTTGCCTTCTCAACTGCTCGCCTTAACTCTTCAAAGGTAATACTACCGTCTTCATCTGAATCATACTGTGCTAGTAAGTCCTGGGGGCTAGCGGTATTTGTTTCTGATGAGATGACTGCACTTAAGCCAGGACTTAAAAAAAGCTCGTGAATGGAGATTTTGCCGTTTTGATCGCGATCTAAGCTATTAAAAAGAGTTTGAAGCTCTTGCTCGGTTGTCATAATTTTCTATCTGAATTAATCCTTTACTTTAATGTCTCAAAATTAAACACACTTATATCCTTAGACGTAGAAATAGGTATCACTGGGGCTGAGATTAGCGAACTGGTATAAATGGTGTCTTGTCCTGGGTTAAGGATTTTTGATCTATAAAGCATCAATTAACAGATAAATCATGTAGAGACGTAGCGTTGCTACGTCTCTACAAAAAGATGTGTTTCACATTTAAGACTTAAGACTGATTGTTTTTGCCCCGCTTCGGAGAAATCGGAGTTTGTACATCAACTCACCCTCGTAAATTGGCGAAGGTATTGCTTACTGCTAGCCAATAAGTCAAAGCGCGAGTATAAAAGAGAAACAATAAACAAAACTCGCACTGTAGATTGACAGAGAACGAACATGGCACATCGCTATCCTTCTGGTGACAATCAGCCTACTGTTGGTGTAATTAAGGGTGTTTCCTCCAAACCTCAATCCCGCAAAAGAAAGAGGATGAGGTTGTCTTCAATTATAGCGATCACAATTTTACTTACTGGTACTGGGTTAGTTATCTCTTTTACTTGGATTGGTGTTCTCTTGATTTTCGATCCCCAACAGGTGGGTTGGCTCAATAGTGTTTTACCAGAGTGGGCGCAAATTCCTATGAGTCATAGCGAACACCCCCAAACCATCCAACAAATTCGGGATAGTTTGAGTCACAAACAAAAAATTGTCGGTGACACCATAGCTTTAGATGATGAAGATAACTCTTTTCTCCTCCCAGTGTTGCGCCAGCGTCCCAACTGTCTGTCTGATTGTCAAGAAGTTGTAGAACTTAGGGTCTATCACTTAGAAAACTTACAATATCAAGCACAGCCCGAAAAATATTATCGTTTAACTAACCAACTACCGATCGCAGGAATAGAAGAATCTGTGGCTCTTGCACCCCTAGTTGATCCCACATCAGAAAATCCAGAAGTTAGTGATAGCTTACCTTTGACTGAGGTGCAACGCTTTGAAGGAAAGACACCAGGAAGGGGAGTCTGGTTTTATTTGCGGGGTCAGCGTCAACAAGGTACTCATGCGATCGCCTACGGTCAGATTATCTATTACAATCCAGAACGGGCTAACCTACAAGAAATGGTGTCTTGGACAAGTCCCAACGGTCAACTACCCAAATGGGAACAGGTAACGGGTGATAGTGCGAAAGAACTAGTCATTGATCAAACTGTCGGTTTAGAACCACAGTTACAGGTTTATCAAGTCAAAACCGTCAAACTATACCTCAAACCTCTGCAACTAGAAGCAATTACTCTCACACCATCAGCTATTAAGGATGATTCTTACCAAAATGCTCTCTTCATTGCGCGGAGTGGCTTGTGGACTCCTGCTTTTCAATGGTTGCAATCAATCAAGAAACAACGCCGAGGCGTTTTACCAGCCACAGCGCAAGCACAAATGGATCTAATTCGGTTACACTCCCAGCTTACTAAAACCCAAGCTGATAAAACTTGGGCGAGTCCCAGTCAACAAGTGCTAGCAGATTTAGTTGATGGTCGCTGGGAAAAAGCTTTACAGGTGTTTGAGAACTCACCAGAGAATGCTCAAGAAATTGCCACCCTCTTAAAAGCTGACAAAGACAAAGGTCGATTATGGAAACGAGTATTAGCAGCACTCAAAGTTAATCCCAAGAGAGCAGAAGTTCAAGCTTGGGGTGCGCTCCTCTTAGCCGTCCAGCAAGGGGAAGAACAGGCAAATACTTGGTTAAGACAGCAACCACCCATCAAAACAGCGACTCTGACTAATATTCAAAATCTGGTCAAAAAACTCAACACCAGAGTCACAACTACTCAAACCACTTCTGGGAATGAGGAGTAGAGAATGGTTGATGC from Nostoc sp. UHCC 0870 includes these protein-coding regions:
- a CDS encoding EF-hand domain-containing protein, producing the protein MTTEQELQTLFNSLDRDQNGKISIHELFLSPGLSAVISSETNTASPQDLLAQYDSDEDGSITFEELRRAVEKASNLT
- a CDS encoding TM0106 family RecB-like putative nuclease, which codes for MLINADHLLQYQRCKRRPVLDIHGDRSRRDAPNELLLKLQQDKNAHRLSILAQFPYQKPDYPRGNWEAAQVATIELMQQGVDYIYQGVLLANYSQLVDAETEYVNHTLLSRPDLLVKQPGKSLLGDWVYEAVNIELGKRPKQEYQVVSAFHTQVLATVQGVTPPTAWLMLRSKQAQYTVDLSKWTPQMQGILQEFMEALEAETSPEIFISRQKCNLCSWHSQCYAIAHSQQHLSLLPGVTPLRYAQLQTLSINTLESLADTSPTILENLTGFDSEVAVKLVIQAQSVLENRPFILPFPHPYHDITAKSPIELYFDIEAQPDLNLDYLLGVLVVNTQTNTEEFYCFLAENPEQEELIWQQFLDLVWQYPQAPIYHFCVYELDTVKRLGRLYHTPHKLVQPVLNRFVDIYEHLTQTVALPIESYALKAIAKWLGFAWRDQEASGAKCIYWYDQWLETGDRTLLEIISRYNEDDCRATRRVKDWLVEFLKETYHLRRA
- the hisI gene encoding phosphoribosyl-AMP cyclohydrolase, with protein sequence MMEKLKFNEQGLIPAIAQDYRDGSVLMMAWMNAESIHKTLSTGEAHYWSRSRAELWHKGATSGHIQKVKEFFYDCDGDTILLKIEQIGDIACHTGARSCFFNPVLINSPLA
- the folE gene encoding GTP cyclohydrolase I FolE yields the protein MTLSIRPDINSAAQVVSSLSTKHSPTVTEAEMVQAVRTLLIGLGEDPDREGLLDTPKRVVKALQFLTKGYHESLDELLNGAVFTEDANEMVLIRDIDIFSSCEHHILPIIGRAHVAYIPNGKVIGLSKIARICEMYARRLQVQERLTLQIADALQGLLKPQGVAVVVEASHMCMVMRGVQKPGSWTVTSAMRGVFADDARTREEFMNLVRHNAKFH
- a CDS encoding CobW family GTP-binding protein — translated: MNTITAPTANTIPDIPKQGMPVTIITGFLGSGKTTLLNQILKNKQDLKVAVLVNEFGDINIDSQLLVSLDEDMVELSNGCICCTINDGLVDAVYRVLEREDRIDYMVIETTGVADPLPIILTFLGTELRDLTSLDSILTVVDAETFDPEHFESEAALKQVTYGDIILLNKTDLATPEKLQEVEGYIHDVKNGARILHTQHGEVALPLILGVGLTPKDDYTADHVEDNHEHDHDHEHHEHHEHHDHEHHDHEHHKHHDHKHHSHHLDNDGFVSISFQYDRPFDVHKFENFLTEEMPPNVFRAKGILWFSDSELRHIFQLSGLRYNLHADEWRTPPKNQVVFIGRNLDSSQIHSQLNKCLI
- a CDS encoding aminotransferase class V-fold PLP-dependent enzyme; this encodes MTTISTAQARLHHHREQFPALANKLYFNYGGQGAMPKATMDTINQTIAHIQDIGPFGNEAGNWLTAQMQTVREAIASELNVTTDTIAFTDNVTVGCNIAMWGISWQAGDHILLSDCEHPGVIATTQELSRRFGVEVSICPLKDTLNEGDPVAIIAQNLRPQTRLVVLSHVFWNTGQVLPVEKIVEVCRNNNSFLLIDAAQSVGALPLNLTELGVDFYAFTGHKWLCGPEGVGGLYVRPEVLNSLHPTFIGLYGIIVDSHSQPVDWKPDARRYEVSTPAYPLYFGLREAIAIHQQWGTPQERYAQIRRNSEYLWRRLAALPDVKCLSTAPPECGIVSFQLTNHHSLKLVQFLDTQKILTRTIADPSCTRATVHYLTLESEIDQLVEAVAQFCRIG
- the thrS gene encoding threonine--tRNA ligase — protein: MVSSLNKSQEKSPQHDSDQLTRIRHTCAHIMAMAVQQLYPGTKVATGPVTETGFYYDFDCPVSITPDDLEKIAAEMRRIVKANLPIIREEVERVEIRAEIAELNEPYKLEILERIPPQETITRYFIGSPEIGKPESSLFVSEIQPANNYWWDLCAGPHINFTGEIAADAFKLLNIAGAYWLGDETKPQLQRIYGTAWETAAELQAYLKQREEALRRDHRKLGQELNLFSIQEAAGGGLVFWHPKGASIRYIIEDYWRKSHLESGYQLLYTPHVANLDLWKTSGHFDFYQENMFDSMEVENQAYQIKPMNCPFHVLTYKHQLHSYRELPLRWAELGTVYRYERSGALHGLMRVRGFTQDDAHIFCLPHQIADEILGVLNLTEQILSDFGFKNYEVNLSTRPDKSVGTDEVWELATLALREALDAKGWDYVVDEGGGAFYGPKIDIKIQDAIGRLWQCSTIQVDFNLPERFDMEYIAADGSRQRPIMIHRAIFGSLERFFGILIENYAGDFPLWLAPVQVRLLPVSDDVREYAELVIADLKKSGFRVEIDNSGERLGKQIRTAELEKIPVLAVVGKKEVENQTLSVRTRQSGDLGVMNLSELAHFLQEAIFAKSVG